One window from the genome of Aquificaceae bacterium encodes:
- a CDS encoding type II secretion system F family protein produces the protein MSYILLEISMLLAGGLNLLKALEVVSSETENRTIKQALLRVREAIEKGMSIHKAFSQAGVFPQFFLEMLKTAERGENLQQVLRIAGEYLQKTAETRAKLLTALAYPLFVICASLLAVLVVVRVVVPKIASVLQGLGKELPLITKALVLFAEGLSYGLYLLPFLLLAYVFRHKFIRREVWDRYLLGLPLFGRLSLYYNLSRLAGTMLMALSSGIPLTRAISLSVGSLSNAYLRKSLEGLELEVSRGRSLSASLRDRGVLPETFVNLLSMGERSGELERSLQMLTELYERQAERTISFWLRFAEPIAMLVVGALVAVVVLSVVLPLSEISAGVRR, from the coding sequence ATGTCTTATATACTCCTTGAAATATCCATGCTTTTAGCTGGAGGTCTCAACCTTCTGAAAGCCCTAGAAGTAGTCTCCTCAGAGACTGAAAACAGAACTATAAAGCAGGCTCTCCTCAGGGTCAGGGAAGCCATAGAGAAGGGTATGAGCATACACAAGGCTTTCTCTCAGGCAGGCGTATTCCCCCAGTTTTTCCTTGAGATGCTAAAGACCGCAGAGCGGGGGGAAAACCTCCAGCAGGTTCTCAGGATTGCTGGCGAATACCTGCAAAAGACTGCAGAAACAAGGGCAAAGCTCCTGACTGCCCTTGCCTATCCCCTTTTTGTCATATGCGCAAGCTTGCTGGCTGTGCTGGTGGTGGTCAGGGTGGTGGTGCCAAAGATTGCCAGCGTCCTTCAGGGGCTTGGAAAGGAGCTTCCTCTCATCACAAAGGCTCTGGTGCTTTTTGCAGAGGGGCTCTCGTATGGGCTTTACCTTCTGCCTTTCCTTTTGCTCGCCTATGTCTTCCGTCACAAATTTATAAGAAGGGAGGTCTGGGACAGATACCTTCTCGGGCTTCCCCTTTTTGGGAGGCTATCTCTATACTATAACCTTTCTCGCCTTGCGGGCACTATGCTTATGGCACTCTCTTCTGGCATTCCCCTCACAAGGGCAATAAGCCTGAGCGTGGGCAGTCTTTCCAACGCATACCTGAGAAAATCCTTAGAAGGTCTGGAGCTTGAGGTTTCAAGAGGCAGAAGCCTGAGTGCATCTCTGAGAGATAGGGGGGTGCTTCCTGAGACCTTTGTAAACCTTCTTTCAATGGGTGAGCGTAGTGGTGAGCTGGAAAGGAGCCTTCAGATGCTTACAGAGCTATACGAGCGTCAGGCGGAGAGGACCATATCCTTCTGGCTCAGGTTTGCAGAACCCATTGCCATGCTGGTGGTGGGAGCTCTGGTGGCGGTGGTGGTCCTCAGCGTTGTCCTACCCCTTTCGGAGATATCGGCGGGGGTCAGAAGGTAG